GATAGGTGAGAGGAAGAAGCAAGACAATGGTGGAGTGGTGGGACGTAGAGGAAAGGGGCAAGTGATTGAGTTTTAAAGAAGAGAGTTTCAATTCACTGTGGTTGGAGTAAAAATACTTCCTTTATTTTGGACCTTAGGATTATAATTAGGTGAAGTTGCAAAATCTGGATGATAAGTTGGAGTAAATGAGAGTCTCCCATAGTCATACATAGTCAATGACTCTATTTTCCgaaatttttctctaaaatataTTCCACTTCTGCAACactgaaaattaaaaacaaaatacttttttattttttattttttttttcgaatttattagagtatttttgttttattgagaagtttataacaatatttttatctttttactagtATTAAGGAGacattgataatattttaataattttagaagaatatcattacaattaaaaattttaaaaatatattatcaattaattaaatgataatttgaagAAGTATGTAAactttccccatttttcttcatttgctTGGTTGGCCACCGATATGGTGGAAAAGAGAACCCACTAGTAATTTACAAACCAATTAATATATTGTTGTGCCCATGCATGGAATAAATTAGACAGCCATATTAAAATATAAGTAGTCGGGGATGGCTAGCTAGGATTTGAGAAAAAGTTGATGGGCAATTTTTGAAAGATTATCAGAAATCCTGGTCCAGTGGGGACTGTGGAGTTGTATCAAAAGTCCACTAGTTGAAATTGCAGAGAAACAAAGTCCATACACGTGATGGGAGACTACACATAACACATGGATCAAGAAGACAAAATTCGGTGGACAgcaaaaatagaaaggaaaataaatgaaattgcatgaaaaagaaaaaaaaaagataaagaatagGCGGTTATATTTTCTGAATATATGAGCTTTGATGTTTAAATGTTCttactttaatttaattaatgagatgaGTATTAGATATGAGTTCAATCATGTTTTTCTCTTGATTTGGATAAATAATATAATGTTTTCCGGATGAATTCCTTCTCCTAAGCATTAGCCGtcacacaaatttttttggcaGTCTTCAAGGGGTAATTCAATCAGCTGTGaaccacgcttcatgaagcggatatcactaattcaaatctctCCCTCCtttctcttgtgtgaacatataaaaaaaaaaaatcctttcgacacttttttttttttttttttccttactaCAACCAATATAATTTAATTGTGAAAAGGCTTTGAGCACCAACCATGAGTAACTTGTACTACAgtaattgaaaaagaagaagaaaaagaaaacccatgAGTAACCGACACTAAAGTGACGTCGTGCTCACTAATAAATATttaccaatatatatttttttttttaaaaaaaaaagaagtcaaaataAGAAACCTAATTATCAGAGATCTAGCTCTTATATAAACCCTAGCTTCAACaaatttttggaagaaatattACATGCAAACAAGAGAAAAGGTAGGCAATGGGAAAGAGCAAGGTTCTTGTTGTGGGGGGCACTGGGTATATAGGGAAGAGGATTGTGACGGCAAGCCTTGCCCAGGGCCATGCAACCTATGTTCTTCGAAGGCCTGAGACTGGTCTTGACATTGACAAAGCGCAAATGCTACTGTCGTTTAAGCGGCGAGGAGCCCACCTTGTCGAAGGCTCGTTTTCCGATCACCGGAGCCTTGTCGACGCCGTGAAGCAGGTCGACGTTGTGATCTGCACAATGTCTGGGGTGCATTTCAGGTCTCACAACATTTTGTTGCAGCTCCAGCTTGTTGAGGCCATCAAAGAAGCAGGAAACATtaaggtatatatatgtatttttgtctATCTTTTCTTTGATACAATTAATTTTATCTGAAAATTTACAAATCTTCTGAAATTTTTGAGAATGAATGAATATATGTAATTTCATattctataaattaattaagggaTTTCCAAAGTTAAGGATGAAAATcctttaatataatataatagatAGATTTAGTACTTGCAATATCTAGCTAATTAATCTAgtaattatgagaaaatatgataatttttatgCAAATTCCTCTCCCTACAATTATAGAAAAACATTATTAGGTGGATGCTTGGAATTTCTTATTGTAGACAAGACAACCACGAAACAATTTGCATCCACCTAACTACTTGATaagccacacacacacatatatatatgtgtgtgtgtggcttGGTCTCCGGCATCTTCTCCGGCAACTCTGGGTTGGGCTCCGGTGTCTTTTCCGGCAGCTCTGGGCTGCACTCCGGCACCTTCAACGGCAGCTCTGGGCTGGGCTTGGCGGTGGTCACTGCTgccgccggagagagagagagagcacggAGAAgtgaggagagaaagagagagagaaaatgatggGGTTgagtagaattttttttttgatgacaGGAGAATGGATTTTAATCTAGTGCTTCTCATCTCATTTGAAAGTGTGTGATTTTCCTAGTTGTCAAATGCTCATTGGTGGGTACAAAGGAGGTGGTATCCAGGGACGGAtccaggaaattttatgggagggggccaaccaaaattttttttcggttctttagaatttttttataaaaaaaaactattttggttgttttttatggtAAAACTAccgtaaagaaaaaaaaaaaaaacttttattgaatttatggagccaaaaaaattaaaaatagggccaattttttttttttttttttttgagggggccaaataactaaaattaaaactttaactttactttttttaatttttttattatttttttacttataatattttttttccttatttggggggggaccatggcccaccccggtccccccctccctccgtctctggtggtatccttatagaagttatcctctaagaaaagataaatattatttagcagtgatttttattttttatgagtcTTAGTTGattcaaatgttaatttttattatcacgtTATTACAATtgtataacaatttattaaataacattactcgtgAGGAAATATGAGCATTGATCATCGTCCCCCGGCAGCCCAAGTGGCTGCCCTTTTCTATGAGAATCTTTTGAAAGGTTAACTAAGCATGAAAATCCTTTCCTAAAATTTAGAGATTTATCAGTAATTTGAAATTGACTACATCTAATccaacattttccttttaatattgTTAGATTACGTTCTAATCTTctcttgttaatttcttaggtTAGGTTActtaatagtaataataatacaagttATTTACCGTCTTCAATGATGAGATAAGCTCATTCAATTTGGACGGTCGAAAAAACTACGACCGTCCaaattgactatatatatatatatagatacaaTATTTATgtaaatacaaatcaaatcatacaTATAGATTATATATAGACCTATCATtggtgtatgtatatatgtatgtatatgtatatgtgggTGTGGGTTTATGGTGAGATCACATGCCATACACTCATTCTTTGTCTACTTTCCActcaaattattatatttcgTTCTCAATCCTCTTTCGAAATTTTAAATTGCTACAAGTATCcttcaatttgaaatttgagaTCATTGTTGAGCTACTGTCCAAATCATGttaatttggacaaaaaaataaaaaaagatgaagtGTGTTATACATAGCTAGAATTTTTGGAAACCAAAACCCCGCACTACAACTAGCATTATCTAATGTCGAATGCCGATaatccaaagttcaaaaactcaaaatccGCACCAATTACCAGCGATAAAAACCCATAAACCCATCAACACATACACAAAACCCCGACACTACAACTACCATTATCAAATGTCGATGACCCacaaccccaaagtttaaaaactcaaaattcacgCTAACGGCTAGCGATAAAAACCCATCGACACCTACAAAGAGAGCGTTTAGCCTCAAGATTTTGCAGTGTAAAActtaaaagtgtatttttaaataaaattgtaaaaagtaaAGTGTCTCATTTAAAAGTAGATAATAGTCGACATACCCATTAACATATGTAGCCATAGAAAAGTTTAGAAGTTGTGGTTGTGATGTTATTGAGGAGGTTGGTGAGCTAATAGGTGGGGAAGCCTTGGATTGGGGACGTGTATGAGGTTGCtttggttttggggtttttttatttttattttttgggcatACATAGTAGCGGAGGGAAGGGGTTGCTTTTGTTaccaaagaagagaaaagagacgaAAGAGGTTTGAAACCGTTACATGTGAGAAACCATTTTtgagtttataaaaaaaaaaaaaatatatgggtaaagtccatttaaccccctcaaactaccaccccagtGACAATCTACcatccaaactatcaattacgaaaatttaccccccaaactaccaaaacaataacaatgtatccctcaaatgctagcaaaatgacgaaattacccttataaaattttcaataagacaaaaataaccttaaatttttatttatttttttaaaaaaaaaataaattttaatatttttgtttttattttagtaagggtaattttgttattttgttaaaattaggggtacattgtcattgttttggtaatttggaggataaattgtcgcaattgatagttttgagggtagattgtcattggggtggtagtttgaaggagttaagtggattttaccctaaaaaatattaaaaaaaaaattacaattatcgTTTCTAATTAacactccattttttttaatacttttgaaaatttaaaaagttacaacttttttgttaaatcctacgaaaaaggaataaaatgttGCCAAATTGTGTTTATGAGAGCCATTTGGCCTTGACTCtttgaaaaccattttttttttttcataaaaagaaaaaaaaaaattttaaaaaaaaggaaaaaactcaAATCATGTCCATCATATCCATATTATTTAGTAGAAAATATAATTATGCTACAttagatttaaaaattattccAATAAAGatagactcttttttttttttttttaatttttaatttttttatttgatgcaggggtattattgtcattttcCTATTTTCTGTTTGATTTACAGAAATTTCTAACAGATaacattttaaagtttagagtTAAGAATATTGAAAATTGGATGGTTGTTTAATTAAGAGGGGGATAATTaagtgtagttttttttttcctaaaaatatataaatacacCGACAAACTAAATTTATTagaacaattaattaaatatgacAATAGTatgtaccatatatatatatatatatatatatatatatatatatatttggagcAAATTGATGctaacatttaattaatatatacaaaaatttgcAGCGTTTCTTGCCATCAGAATTTGGCATTGACCCGGCGAGGATGGGAGATGCTCTTGAACCAGGAAGAGTGACATTTGATGAGAAAATGATAGTGAGAAAAGCAATAGTGGATGCCAAAATCCCTTTTACTTATGTTTCTGCTAACTGCTTTGCTGGTTACTTCGTTGGCAACCTTTCTCAAATGGGAACACTTTTTCCCCCAAAAGAAAATGTTCATATATATGGAGATGGCCATGCAAAAGGTaccaaagaaaagaatatatatatatatatatatatatgtgtgtgtgtgtgtgtgcacgcTCGCGCACACGCGCAGATTTAGGTATTATTGATAGAGAGAAAGGCATTTATGACAACTGTCATATAATTTGATAGTGTGATAGTGAAAATAAGTCTTTAAATTAgcatttataataaataaataaattttgaaagtacatttctgaaatttaaaaagtctcaattaagggtattaaactttcaatttcttttaattacctaattccgttagaattttctgttaaatctggtcaaaattctcaaaatactattatttttttattattaaaaaatcaaataaaaatttgtaaagattcggactataaaataaaaacacatttgcaatattttttccaacatctttgtaattttttattttatttcttttaataaaaagtggtattttgacaaaaaaaaagaaaaagaaaaatcctaatagaatggaataattgaaagaaattgaaaattcgataCTTTTagttgagagtttttaaactttcaGAGTAGTGTTGAAACGAGCGGAAGCTCATGAGGGTTTTATGGGGTTTCTCCAAAAAACAAcatttaatttttactgtcatgttATTCTAATTTGACAGtcatataataatttactaaatagtattactcagAAAGAAAACTAACCCATAACGAAGTCTTGCTCATAGTCATAGGGGGTTGGcctttcaaagaaaataaatttatatattatatatatactacaaagGAAGATGAtacatattttccatttttcatgtggaaaatgaaatgaaatatttgattgggaatttatattaattattggaatATTTGCTGCAGTGGTTTTTATGGATGAAGATGACGTGGCAACATACACAATTAAGGCAATAGATGATCCTCGAACCCTCAACAAAACCCTCTACCTTCGGCCACCTGAAAACATTCTATCCCAAAGAGAATTAGTTGAGAAGTGGGAGAACCTTGCTGCCAAGAAATTACAGAAGATTAGCATTTCATCAGACGACTTCCTTGCCTCCATGAAAggtaaaaactctcaatttcctcctacaatttttaatttgatgcaatttacctttttcattaggatttaacgttaaatcttaacggaggctatgaaaaataccaaaatatcgttagctcttctttttttttttttcttttttttttaagtttcaatGTGACATTAAGgataagtttaaaattttataaaagttaccgtggtataaaggttatttaatcaattttgTCAGTTTAAcgccaaatcctaatggaggggatagattgcatcaaattagaagttcaatgagtaaaattgtgattttttaaactttgagaagtcttctcaaaacgcttGAAAGTTTATGACGCCTTTatgaagtttccaaaaaaaataaaaaacaaaaaacataggacagaaatattttcatttatttttgtttgtttttactGCAGGACTGGATTATGCAGCGCAGGTAGGAATTGGGCATTTCTATCACATATTCTATGAAGGCTGTTTGACAAACTTTGAAATGGGGGAAGGGGGAGAAGAAGCTTCAAAGCTGTACCCAGAGGTGAAATATACACGTATGGATGAATACCTAACGCTCTATCTATGAGAAGAGTTCATAGGCTGCATGAAAACTACATACATCCatcataatgaaaaaaataagttttaaggTTCTTAAACTCAGTATGTTTGTAATGATCATATTATATCAAGGTTTTGCTTTAAATTTagagtgtttttttaaaaaaaaaaaaaaaaaatgttgtaaacaaataattaattcaagTGTTTATTGATTTCATTCTGGGTTTGGTTGTTCCGAAGTAGTTTTACCTTTAAGGAATTCTTCAAAGGGTTTCCACTTCATGGCAAAAATCAATGTGTTGATTGTTTGagtgtttttcttgattttggtaTTCATA
This genomic interval from Corylus avellana chromosome ca3, CavTom2PMs-1.0 contains the following:
- the LOC132175890 gene encoding isoflavone reductase homolog encodes the protein MGKSKVLVVGGTGYIGKRIVTASLAQGHATYVLRRPETGLDIDKAQMLLSFKRRGAHLVEGSFSDHRSLVDAVKQVDVVICTMSGVHFRSHNILLQLQLVEAIKEAGNIKRFLPSEFGIDPARMGDALEPGRVTFDEKMIVRKAIVDAKIPFTYVSANCFAGYFVGNLSQMGTLFPPKENVHIYGDGHAKVVFMDEDDVATYTIKAIDDPRTLNKTLYLRPPENILSQRELVEKWENLAAKKLQKISISSDDFLASMKGLDYAAQVGIGHFYHIFYEGCLTNFEMGEGGEEASKLYPEVKYTRMDEYLTLYL